Part of the Pseudomonadota bacterium genome, TATGCCGACCATCAATCAAGGTGAAGTCTGTGTTAAGATCGCCGGTTGCGGCATCTGCCATACAGACCTTGGTTTCTTTTACGACGGGGTGCCGACGGTCTGCCCGCCGCCCTTGACCCTGGGGCATGAAATCAGCGGCACCGTGATCGGCGGGGATGCCGAAATGATCGGCAAGGAGGTTATCATTCCGGCGGTCATGCCCTGTAATGAATGCCCGATTTGCAAAGCCGGGCGCGGCAACCGTTGCCTGAACCAGAAAATGCCGGGCAACAGCATCGGCATCTACGGTGGTTTTTCCAGTCATATCGTGGTTCCGACTGCGGGGCTCTGCGTCATTGCCAACCGGGGCGAACGGCCGCTTTCGCACTATGCCGTGATCGCCGATGCCGCCACTACCCCTTA contains:
- a CDS encoding 6-hydroxycyclohex-1-ene-1-carbonyl-CoA dehydrogenase codes for the protein MFEIPAKIKTWQMVKPGELQLTEVDMPTINQGEVCVKIAGCGICHTDLGFFYDGVPTVCPPPLTLGHEISGTVIGGDAEMIGKEVIIPAVMPCNECPICKAGRGNRCLNQKMPGNSIGIYGGFSSHIVVPTAGLCVIANRGERPLSHYAVIADAATTPYQAAIRAELDKPYFPDGDLVIVTGAGGGVGTYMTQIAKAMGARAVVAIDI